The nucleotide sequence GAGGCCGCCCCTGAACCGGCGCACCACGGTGTGCAACCGCCGGGCCCCCGCACCGCGTCGAAGGTGCGGGGGCCCGGCGTCTTTCGTTGTCGGCCCCCTCCGCTAAAGTCACTGCAGACGTAAAAGAGAAATAAAAAATAAGGGGGAGCCGTGCGCGGTACTCATGTCGGTGCGCGTTGGGCTATAGCCGCTGGAAGCGTCGTTCTCATGGTCGGCCTCACCGCGTGCGGGAGCGAGAAGTCCGACGATGACAAGGCCGGCGAGAAGACGGGCGACAAGTCCGGCCAGTCCGCGATGAGCCCGCTGGCGGCGCTCAAGCTGGCCTCGCAGCGGACGGACCAGAAGAACTCGGCCAAGGTCGAGGGCACCACCAAGATGGGCGAGCAGAACTCGCAGATGTCCGGCTCCATGGACTGGGCCAACGGCATCCGGGCCAACATGTCCATCACCCAGAGCGGTGGCGCCATCGCCTCCTCGCCGATCGAGGGCAAGGCGATGGACGCGCGCTACACCCCGGACGCGATGTTCCTGAACATGGGCGACGAGTTCGCCGCGCAGGCCGGCAGTGGCAAGCACTGGGTGAAGTACGACTACGACGTGCTGGCCCAGAAGGCCGGTCCCTCGGGCGCGTTCCTGAAGGACCAGATGCAGAACAACAACCCGTCGCGCTCCGTGGAGCTGCTGCTCGCCACCGGCAAGGTCAAGAGCGTGGGCTCGGAGAACGTGAAGGGCGTCAAGGCCACGCACTACACGGGCACGGTCAAGGTCTCCGAGATCGCCAAGATGCAGTCCAAGGAGCTGAGCCAGTCGGACCTGGACGCTCTGCAGAAGCAGCTGGAGACCTCCGGCATGGACACCGAGACCATCGACCTGTGGGTCGACGACCAGAACCTGCTGGTCAAGAAGCGTGAGCAGGCCCAGAGCAACAACGGCTCCTACGACTCCACCGTCTACTACTCGGACTACGGCACCGCCGTGACGGTCGAGGAGCCGACGTCCTCGGACACCGTTGACTTCCAGGACATGCTCCAGCAGTAGAGCCGATTTGCCTGGCCGCGGCCCGTTCGCGTAATCTCCTACAGAAGCCAAAGACCGCTGGTTGTCGCTGCGCCCCCGTAAGGGGTGCGGTGGCTGAAGGATCCGCTAGCTGCGGGCGACCTGCGTAGGTGTATGTGGTTGAACTCCCGAACGGGCCGTGAGCCTGTGCCGGTCGAGTTACGCCCCGAGCGCCTGCGCCGGGGCGTTTTCGCATTGTCCAGTCTCCTTCCTTCAGGCCGTAGCGGTCCTCATCACCCGGAAGGAGGCCGAGGCTCATGGCGAGTCCTGACAAGGTCGCAGCCGTCGACGAGATGCGGGAGAAGTTCCGCACCTCCCACGCGGCTCTCGTGACCGCGTACACCGGTCTCACCGTTGCGCAGCTCAAGGAGCTGCGCCGTTCGCTCGGTGAGAACGTTCAGTACCGTGTGGTGAAGAACACGCTGACCAAGATCGCGGCCAACGAGGCCGGGATCAACCAGCTCGACGACCTGTTCGCGGGTTCGTCGGCCGTCGCCTTCGTGACCGGTGACCCGGTCGAGGCGGCGAAGGGTCTCCGTGACTTCGCCAAGGAGAACCCCGCTCTCGTCATCAAGGGCGGTGTCCTTGATGGCAAGGCGCTGTCCGCCGACGAGATCAAGAAGCTCGCGGACCTCGAGTCCCGTGAGGTGCTGCTCGCCAAGCTGGCGGGTGCGATGAAGGCCAAGCAGTCCCAGGCTGCCGCGCTCTTCCAGGCCCCGCTGTCCAAGTTCATCCGGACCGCCGAGGCTCTCCGGCAGAAGCAGGCCGAGCAGGGCGGTGCCGAATCCCCGGCTCCCGCCGAGGCCGAGTCCGAGTAATCAGGCTCCGGTCGCAGCGGGCCGGGAAGCCCGCCGACATATACATCCGGCACCACCTGCCGAATTAGTGGAAGGACCGCCATCATGGCGAAGCTCAGCCAGGACGACCTGCTCGCGCAGTTCGAGGAGATGACCCTCATCGAGCTCTCCGAGTTCGTGAAGGCCTTCGAGGAGAAGTTCGACGTCACCGCCGCCGCCCCGGCCGCCGTCGTGGCCGCCGCCCCGGGCGCCCCGGGTGCCGCTGCCCCGGCCGAGGAGGAGCAGGACGAGTTCGACGTCATCCTCACCGGTGCCGGCGACAAGAAGATCCAGGTCATCAAGGTCGTGCGTGAGCTGACCTCCCTGGGTCTGAAGGAGGCCAAGGACCTCGTGGACGGCGCCCCGAAGCCCGTTCTCGAGAAGGTCGCCAAGGACGCCGCCGAGAAGGCCGCCGAGTCCCTCAAGGGCGCCGGCGCCTCCGTCGAGGTCAAGTGACCTCTCGGCCCGCCGCCACACGCCGGTAGGACGTCCGGCGGCGCGGCCCGGTTCCAGCCAAGGGCGATCACCCGTTCGGGTGGTCGCCCTTCGGCGTTCCCGTCACGGCTACATTGTCTTACGGGGTTGTGGAGGTAGGGTGATCTTCGTTGCCTGCCGCCACGCCCTGTGACGATCTCGCCGGAGTGGGGGGCCTTGACGAACGGCACGCAGCGCGCAATTCTCAGGACGCGACGCCACATCGATCCAAAAGTCCGAGGCATGGATCGTCGGCGAAGCGGGCAGTATCGGTATGCGCATCGAGCGCGCGGGCTGCCGACAGGGCGGATGAAGACAACGAGGGGCGCGCCCCTCACCGGAGGGAGAGATTGGCACTGCCGGTCTCAGGAACTCGGCGCTGGACATCAGTGTGCCAAGTGGCTACACTGACCCTTTGCGCTGCCTGTTAGCTGCTCCCTGCCCGTCACCAGGGGCATACCTACCTTCGAGCACTACTGATGGAAACACCCTGACCAGGGATTTCATCCATGGGCTCTCGGTAGGACCGGTACGCGCGTAGTGAGTCCGAGCCCTCGGAAGGACCCCCTCTTGGCCGCCTCGCGCAACGCCTCGACTGCCAATACGAACAATGGCGCCAGCACCGCCCCGCTGCGCATCTCCTTTGCGAAGATCAGGGAGCCTCTCGAGGTTCCGAACCTCCTCGCGCTGCAGACCGAGAGCTTCGATTGGCTGCTCGGCAATGCCGCCTGGAAGGCTCGCGTCGAGGCTGCGCTGGACAGCGGTCAGGACGTCCCCACCAAGTCCGGTCTGGAAGAGATCTTCGAGGAGATCTCCCCGATCGAGGACTTCTCCGGGTCGATGTCCCTGACTTTCCGTGATCACCGTTTCGAGCCGCCGAAGAACTCGATCGACGAGTGCAAGGAGCGTGACTTCACCTACGCAGCTCCGCTCTTCGTCACGGCCGAGTTCACCAACAACGAGACCGGCGAGATCAAGTCCCAGACGGTCTTCATGGGCGACTTCCCGCTCATGACCGACAAGGGCACCTTCTGCATCAACGGCACCGAGCGTGTCGTCGTCTCGCAGCTGGTCCGCTCGCCGGGTGTCTACTTCGACTCCTCCATCGACAAGACGTCCGACAAGGACATCTTCTCCGTCAAGGTCATCCCCTCCCGGGGTGCCTGGCTGGAGATGGAGATCGACAAGCGCGACATGGTCGGTGTGCGCATCGACCGCAAGCGCAAGCAGTCCGTCACCGTTCTCCTGAAGGCTCTCGGCTGGACGACCGAGCAGATCCTGGAGGAGTTCGGCGAGTACGAGTCGATGCGCGCCACCCTGGAGAAGGACCACACCCAGGGCCAGGACGACGCGCTGCTCGACATCTACCGCAAGCTGCGTCCGGGCGAGCCCCCCACGCGTGAGGCCGCGCAGACGCTGCTCGAGAACCTCTACTTCAACCCGAAGCGCTACGACCTCGCGAAGGTCGGCCGCTACAAGGTCAACAAGAAGCTGGGTTCGGCCGCTCCGCTGGACGCGGGCGTCCTGACGGTCGAGGACGTCATCGCCTCGATCAAGTACCTGGTGAAGCTGCACGCCGGTGAGACCGAGACCGTCGGGGACAACGGCCAGTCCGTGGTCGTCGAGACCGACGACATCGACCACTTCGGCAACCGCCGTATCCGTAACGTCGGCGAGCTGATCCAGAACCAGGTCCGCACGGGTCTGGCCCGTATGGAGCGCGTCGTGCGTGAGCGCATGACGACTCAGGACGTCGAGGCGATCACGCCGCAGACCCTGATCAACATCCGGCCGGTCGTCGCCTCCATCAAGGAGTTCTTCGGCACCAGCCAGCTGTCGCAGTTCATGGACCAGACGAACCCGCTGTCGGGTCTGACCCACAAGCGCCGTCTGAACGCGCTCGGCCCCGGTGGTCTCTCCCGTGAGCGGGCGGGCTTCGAGGTCCGTGACGTGCACCCGTCGCACTACGGCCGCATGTGCCCGATCGAGACGCCCGAAGGCCCGAACATCGGTCTGATCGGCTCGCTCGCCTCGTACGGCCGGGTCAACGCGTTCGGTTTCATCGAGACCCCGTACCGCAAGGTCGTCGACGGTGTCGTCACCGACGACGTCGACTACCTGACCGCCGATGAAGAGGACCGCTTCGTCATCGCGCAGGCCAACGCCCCGCTGGCGGACGACCTGCGCTTCGCCGAGAACCGCGTCCTGGTCCGCCGCCGTGGCGGCGAGGTCGACTACATCCCCGGCGACGACGTCGACTACATGGACGTCTCGCCGCGCCAGATGGTGTCGGTCGCGACCGCGATGATCCCCTTCCTCGAGCACGACGACGCCAACCGCGCGCTCATGGGCTCGAACATGATGCGCCAGGCCGTGCCGCTGATCAAGGCGGAGTCCCCGCTGGTCGGCACCGGCATGGAGTACCGCTGTGCGGTCGACGCCGGCGACGTCATCAAGGCCGAGAAGGACGGTGTCGTCCAGGAGGTCTCCGCCGACTACGTGACGGTGGCCAACGACGACGGCACCTACACCACCTACCGGGTGGCCAAGTTCTCCCGCTCCAACCAGGGCACCTCCTTCAACCAGAAGGTCGTCGTGGACGAGGGTGCGCGGGTGATCGCCGGCCAGGTGCTGGCCGACGGCCCGTCCACCGAGGACGGCGAGATGGCGCTCGGCAAGAACCTCCTGGTGGCGTTCATGCCGTGGGAGGGCCACAACTACGAGGACGCGATCATCCTCAGCCAGCGTCTGGTGCAGGACGACGTCCTCTCCTCGATCCACATCGAGGAGCACGAGGTCGACGCCCGGGACACCAAGCTCGGCCCCGAGGAGATCACCCGGGACATCCCGAACGTCTCCGAGGAGGTCCTCGCCGACCTCGACGAGCGCGGCATCATCCGGATCGGTGCCGAGGTCGTCGCCGGCGACATCCTGGTCGGCAAGGTCACCCCGAAGGGTGAGACCGAGCTGACCCCGGAGGAGCGGCTGCTGCGCGCGATCTTCGGTGAGAAGGCCCGTGAGGTCCGTGACACCTCGCTGAAGGTGCCGCACGGTGAGATCGGCAAGGTCATCGGCGTCCGCGTCTTCGACCGCGAAGAGGGCGACGAGCTGCCGCCGGGCGTGAACCAGCTGGTCCGCGTCTACGTGGCGCAGAAGCGCAAGATCACCGACGGTGACAAGCTCGCCGGCCGTCACGGCAACAAGGGCGTCATCTCCAAGATCCTGCCGGTCGAGGACATGCCGTTCCTGGAGGACGGCACCCCGGTCGACATCATCCTCAACCCGCTGGGTGTCCCGTCCCGAATGAACCCGGGACAGGTCCTGGAGATCCACCTCGGCTGGCTGGCCTCCCGCGGCTGGAAGGTCGAGGGCTCCGAGGACTGGATGCAGCGGCTCCAGGCCATCGGCGCCGACGAGGTCCAGCCCGGCACCAACGTCGCGACCCCGGTCTTCGACGGCGCCCGCGAGGACGAGATCGCCGGTCTCTTCGACTCGACGATCCCGAACCGCGACGGCGACCGCCTGGTCCAGTCGTCCGGCAAGGCCCGGCTCTTCGACGGCCGCTCCGGTGAGCCGTTCCCGGAGCCGATCTCGGTCGGCTACATGTACATCCTCAAGCTGCACCACCTGGTGGACGACAAGCTGCACGCCCGGTCCACCGGTCCGTACTCGATGATCACCCAGCAGCCGCTGGGTGGTAAGGCTCAGTTCGGTGGCCAGCGCTTCGGCGAGATGGAGGTGTGGGCGCTGGAGGCTTACGGCGCCGCGTACGCCCTCCAGGAGCTGCTGACCATCAAGTCCGACGACGTGACCGGCCGCGTGAAGGTCTACGAGGCCATCGTCAAGGGCGAGAACATTCCCGAGCCCGGCATCCCCGAGTCCTTCAAGGTGCTCATCAAGGAGATGCAGTCCCTGTGCCTCAACGTGGAGGTGTTGTCGTCCGACGGCATGTCCATCGAGATGCGCGACACCGATGAGGACGTCTTCCGCGCTGCGGAGGAGCTCGGTATCGACCTGTCCCGGCGCGAGCCGAGCAGCGTCGAAGAGGTCTGACGGGTCTGGCCGGGGCGGTACGTACGCTCAGCCCCGGCCTCTCCCCGGACCCCCAGTCAGACCCGAAGACACGACCCTGAAAGAGGGATTGACGACAAGTGCTCGACGTCAACTTCTTCGACGAGCTGCGGATCGGCCTCGCCACTGCTGACGACATCCGTCAGTGGTCCCACGGTGAGGTCAAGAAGCCGGAGACCATCAACTACCGCACCCTCAAGCCCGAAAAGGACGGACTCTTCTGCGAGAAGATCTTCGGTCCGACCCGGGACTGGGAGTGCTACTGCGGCAAGTACAAGCGCGTCCGGTTCAAGGGCATCATCTGTGAGCGGTGTGGCGTCGAGGTCACCCGCGCCAAGGTGCGCCGTGAGCGGATGGGCCACATTGAGCTGGCCGCTCCCGTCACCCACATCTGGTACTTCAAGGGCGTGCCCAGCCGTCTGGGCTACCTGCTCGACCTCGCCCCGAAGGACCTCGAGAAGGTCATCTACTTCGCCGCCTACATGATCACGTGGGTGGACGAGGAGCGCCGCACGCGCGACCTGCCCTCGCTGGAGGCCCATGTCTCCGTCGAGCGTCAGCAGATCGAGCAGCGCCGCGACGCCGACCTGGAGGCCCGCGCCAAGAAGCTCGAGGCGGACCTCGCCGAGCTCGAGGCCGAGGGTGCCAAGGCCGATGTGCGCCGTAAGGTGCGCGAGGGCGCCGAGCGCGAGATGAAGCAGCTTCGTGACCGCGCCCAGCGCGAGATCGACCGTCTCGACGAGGTGTGGAACCGCTTCAAGAACCTCAAGGTCCAGGACCTGGAGGGCGACGAGCTGCTCTACCGCGAGCTGCGTGACCGCTTCGGCACGTACTTCATGGGCGGCATGGGCGCCGCGGCGCTGCAGAAGCGCCTGGAGTCCTTCGACCTCGACGAGGAGGCCGAGAAGCTCCGCGAGATCATCCGGACCGGCAAGGGCCAGAAGAAGACCCGTGCGCTCAAGCGCCTCAAGGTCGTCTCCGCCTTCCTGCAGACCCGCAACAGCCCCAACGGCATGGTGCTGGACTGCGTCCCGGTGATCCCGCCGGACCTGCGTCCGATGGTGCAGCTGGACGGTGGCCGCTTCGCGACCTCCGACCTGAACGACCTGTACCGCCGTGTGATCAACCGGAACAACCGCCTCAAGCGTCTCCTTGACCTCGGTGCCCCCGAGATCATCGTGAACAACGAGAAGCGGATGCTGCAGGAGGCCGTCGACGCGCTGTTCGACAACGGCCGCCGCGGCCGCCCGGTGACCGGTCCCGGTAACCGTCCGCTGAAGTCCCTCAGCGACATGCTGAAGGGTAAGCAGGGCCGGTTCCGTCAGAACCTGCTCGGTAAGCGTGTCGACTACTCGGCCCGTTCGGTCATCGTCGTCGGCCCGCAGCTCAAGCTGCACCAGTGCGGTCTGCCCAAGGCCATGGCGCTGGAGCTCTTCAAGCCGTTCGTGATGAAGCGCCTGGTGGACCTGAACCACGCGCAGAACATCAAGTCGGCCAAGCGCATGGTCGAGCGCGGCCGCACGGTCGTGTACGACGTGCTCGAAGAGGTCATCGCCGAGCACCCGGTGCTGCTGAACCGTGCGCCGACCCTGCACCGCCTCGGCATCCAGGCCTTCGAGCCGCAGCTGGTCGAGGGCAAGGCCATTCAGATCCACCCGCTCGTCTGCACCGCGTTCAACGCGGACTTCGACGGTGACCAGATGGCCGTGCACCTGCCGCTGTCCGCGGAGGCGCAGGCCGAGGCCCGCATCCTGATGCTGTCCTCGAACAACATCCTCAAGCCGGCCGACGGCCGGCCGGTGACCATGCCCACCCAGGACATGGTGCTGGGCCTGTTCTTCCTCACCACCGACGAGGAGGAGCGCGAGGTCAAGGGCGAGGGCCGGTTCTTCGGCTCGGCCGCCGAGGCGACCATGGCGTTCGACGCCCGGGAGCTCTCGCTCCAGGCGAAGATCGACATCCGCTTCCCGATCGGCACCGTCCCGCCGCGCGGCTGGACCCCGCCGGTTCCGGAGGCAGGGGACGACGGCGTCGGGGGAGGGGCCTGGCAGCCTGGTGACAGCTTCCGGCTGCGCACCACGCTGGGCCGCGCGCTCTTCAACGAGCTGCTGCCCGAGGACTACCCGTTCGTCGACTACTCGGTGGGCAAGAAGCAGCTCTCCGAGATCGTCAACGACCTCGCCGAGCGCTACCCCAAGGTCATCGTCGCGGCGACGCTGGACAACCTGAAGGCGGCCGGTTTCCACTGGGCCACCCGCTCCGGTGTCACCGTCGCCATCTCCGACATCGTCGTGCCCGAGGCCAAGAAGGCCATCATCACGGGCTACGAGGCGCAGGACGAGAAGGTCCAGAAGCAGTACGAGCGTGGTCTGATCACCAAGGACGAGCGCACTCAGGAACTGATCGCGATCTGGACCAAGGCGACCAACGAGGTCGCCGAGGCGATGAACGCGAACTTCCC is from Streptomyces hygroscopicus and encodes:
- a CDS encoding 50S ribosomal protein L10 gives rise to the protein MASPDKVAAVDEMREKFRTSHAALVTAYTGLTVAQLKELRRSLGENVQYRVVKNTLTKIAANEAGINQLDDLFAGSSAVAFVTGDPVEAAKGLRDFAKENPALVIKGGVLDGKALSADEIKKLADLESREVLLAKLAGAMKAKQSQAAALFQAPLSKFIRTAEALRQKQAEQGGAESPAPAEAESE
- a CDS encoding 50S ribosomal protein L7/L12 encodes the protein MAKLSQDDLLAQFEEMTLIELSEFVKAFEEKFDVTAAAPAAVVAAAPGAPGAAAPAEEEQDEFDVILTGAGDKKIQVIKVVRELTSLGLKEAKDLVDGAPKPVLEKVAKDAAEKAAESLKGAGASVEVK
- a CDS encoding DNA-directed RNA polymerase subunit beta: MAASRNASTANTNNGASTAPLRISFAKIREPLEVPNLLALQTESFDWLLGNAAWKARVEAALDSGQDVPTKSGLEEIFEEISPIEDFSGSMSLTFRDHRFEPPKNSIDECKERDFTYAAPLFVTAEFTNNETGEIKSQTVFMGDFPLMTDKGTFCINGTERVVVSQLVRSPGVYFDSSIDKTSDKDIFSVKVIPSRGAWLEMEIDKRDMVGVRIDRKRKQSVTVLLKALGWTTEQILEEFGEYESMRATLEKDHTQGQDDALLDIYRKLRPGEPPTREAAQTLLENLYFNPKRYDLAKVGRYKVNKKLGSAAPLDAGVLTVEDVIASIKYLVKLHAGETETVGDNGQSVVVETDDIDHFGNRRIRNVGELIQNQVRTGLARMERVVRERMTTQDVEAITPQTLINIRPVVASIKEFFGTSQLSQFMDQTNPLSGLTHKRRLNALGPGGLSRERAGFEVRDVHPSHYGRMCPIETPEGPNIGLIGSLASYGRVNAFGFIETPYRKVVDGVVTDDVDYLTADEEDRFVIAQANAPLADDLRFAENRVLVRRRGGEVDYIPGDDVDYMDVSPRQMVSVATAMIPFLEHDDANRALMGSNMMRQAVPLIKAESPLVGTGMEYRCAVDAGDVIKAEKDGVVQEVSADYVTVANDDGTYTTYRVAKFSRSNQGTSFNQKVVVDEGARVIAGQVLADGPSTEDGEMALGKNLLVAFMPWEGHNYEDAIILSQRLVQDDVLSSIHIEEHEVDARDTKLGPEEITRDIPNVSEEVLADLDERGIIRIGAEVVAGDILVGKVTPKGETELTPEERLLRAIFGEKAREVRDTSLKVPHGEIGKVIGVRVFDREEGDELPPGVNQLVRVYVAQKRKITDGDKLAGRHGNKGVISKILPVEDMPFLEDGTPVDIILNPLGVPSRMNPGQVLEIHLGWLASRGWKVEGSEDWMQRLQAIGADEVQPGTNVATPVFDGAREDEIAGLFDSTIPNRDGDRLVQSSGKARLFDGRSGEPFPEPISVGYMYILKLHHLVDDKLHARSTGPYSMITQQPLGGKAQFGGQRFGEMEVWALEAYGAAYALQELLTIKSDDVTGRVKVYEAIVKGENIPEPGIPESFKVLIKEMQSLCLNVEVLSSDGMSIEMRDTDEDVFRAAEELGIDLSRREPSSVEEV
- a CDS encoding DNA-directed RNA polymerase subunit beta'; the encoded protein is MLDVNFFDELRIGLATADDIRQWSHGEVKKPETINYRTLKPEKDGLFCEKIFGPTRDWECYCGKYKRVRFKGIICERCGVEVTRAKVRRERMGHIELAAPVTHIWYFKGVPSRLGYLLDLAPKDLEKVIYFAAYMITWVDEERRTRDLPSLEAHVSVERQQIEQRRDADLEARAKKLEADLAELEAEGAKADVRRKVREGAEREMKQLRDRAQREIDRLDEVWNRFKNLKVQDLEGDELLYRELRDRFGTYFMGGMGAAALQKRLESFDLDEEAEKLREIIRTGKGQKKTRALKRLKVVSAFLQTRNSPNGMVLDCVPVIPPDLRPMVQLDGGRFATSDLNDLYRRVINRNNRLKRLLDLGAPEIIVNNEKRMLQEAVDALFDNGRRGRPVTGPGNRPLKSLSDMLKGKQGRFRQNLLGKRVDYSARSVIVVGPQLKLHQCGLPKAMALELFKPFVMKRLVDLNHAQNIKSAKRMVERGRTVVYDVLEEVIAEHPVLLNRAPTLHRLGIQAFEPQLVEGKAIQIHPLVCTAFNADFDGDQMAVHLPLSAEAQAEARILMLSSNNILKPADGRPVTMPTQDMVLGLFFLTTDEEEREVKGEGRFFGSAAEATMAFDARELSLQAKIDIRFPIGTVPPRGWTPPVPEAGDDGVGGGAWQPGDSFRLRTTLGRALFNELLPEDYPFVDYSVGKKQLSEIVNDLAERYPKVIVAATLDNLKAAGFHWATRSGVTVAISDIVVPEAKKAIITGYEAQDEKVQKQYERGLITKDERTQELIAIWTKATNEVAEAMNANFPKTNPIFMMVDSGARGNMMQMRQIAGMRGLVSNAKNETIPRPIKASFREGLSVLEYFISTHGARKGLADTALRTADSGYLTRRLVDVSQDVIIREEDCGTDRGLKLVIASKGADGVLRKAEDAETSVYARCLAEDIVVDGKVLGPAGTDLGDVLIDELVRHGVETVKTRSVLTCESAVGTCAMCYGRSLATGKLVDIGEAVGIIAAQSIGEPGTQLTMRTFHTGGVAGDDITQGLPRVVELFEARTPKGVAPISEAAGRVRIEETEKTKKLVVTPDDGSDETAFGVSKRARLLVGEGDRVDVGQPLTVGAVNPHDVLRILGQRAVQVHLVGEVQKVYNSQGVSIHDKHIEIIIRQMLRRVTIIESGDAELLPGELVERSRFESENRRVVQEGGHPASGRPQLMGITKASLATESWLSAASFQETTRVLTDAAINAKSDSLIGLKENVIIGKLIPAGTGLSRYRNIRVEPTEEAKAAMYSAVGYDDIDYSPFGTGSGQAVPLEDYDYGPYNQ